TTGTTAACTCTTTAAAGCTCCGGTCAGACTCATTTGGGCTCCCTTCAGGGCCCAGGATTTGTTTGCTTGACATGGTTTTTCTTGCTATTTCCATTCAATTCCATGGTTTATTATCATCTCAGTTACACTATAtcttcttaatttaattttggtaggtcaCATGTCCAGAACTTTATGGattttaggttttccaatttaTTAGGTTATAGGTAGTTTGAATGttattggcccccataatctcatagggagtggcactattaggaagtgtggctttgttggaggaagtgtgtcacagagGGGTCAGGCTTTgcggtttcctatgctcaggataccaccagtatctctgttgacttcctgttgccaaAAAATATAGGACTTCCAGCTACTCCAAAACCATGTTTGCCTACAggttgccatgctccccatcatgataataatggactgaacctctgaaactttaagtgagccaccccagttaatttttttatgagttgctgtgtctcttcacagcaatagaatgggCCCCAATCAATTCGCTATCTCCCCAGCTGTCTGTATGCCTAAGTCACGCTGTAACTGTGTTGAGATCAGTTAGTGCCCTTCCATCcagtagtatttattttatgagatttAGTACGCCATTGTTTGATATAtgtatgctgggaactgtagtatctttaaaagattgttttatttttaataatgtgtgtatgtgtgtatctgtgtttgagtatgtgcaccacgtgcatgcaggtgcccttggaagccaggaTTTGAAgcaggttgtgagccaccagatatgggtactgggaagcaaaccctggtcctctgaaagagcaagacaagctcttaacctctgagccctctctccagcccctagaactGCAACACCTTCCTGCTAGAATGTTCCTTTTACCAATATGTAGTGATCTTCTTCATCTTTCCTAATTTgggtttaaagtctattttgttagcaATCAGAATTCTATGCCTTCTTGCTGTCTGTTTCTATCAGTCTGgattatctttttcctttttctacccTCAGGTCCTCAGATACCCCCTCCCCGCTTCTCTCTCTGGAGCAAGGCCGATGGAGATATGAACCTATCTATAGTGTTACCTAGAACTCAGGAGCTGTGTGTGAAATGGTGAAGCCATCTATCTTTGTCATCTTTTCTGTAGCACAGCTGTTTCTCCTCCAAGTGGCCTTGTGGTTcggtattttattaaaacaacagAATGGAACGAGAACACCGTTCGTTTCTGTcttctgatttttgttgtttgtttgtttttggtggaAAACATGGCTGACAGAGCCCCCACCTCTGATAGCAACCTCACCGGGGTGTGTATGTGCCAAACTTACCCAGTAGTCCCAGCAAGACACATGTGGATGTTTTCCATCAATGCTACTGCAATAAAGCTTTTCAAAGACTGGGACTGAGGGCCATACTGCTGTCACATGGACAGAGTAAGACCGTGCAGTCTGAGATTGCTGAATTCTGGTGTCTACTAAAGTGCTGGCATCTCCACTAACGAATGAATAAATTGATGGTAATGTATGGATACGTGATTTGTTTTAGGCCGCACAACTGAGCAATGTCAGAGTCATTTTCGTCCTGGTCCCATAATGATCTGATATTGTTTCAGGCTGTTAAGCTAAGAAGTTCTTCAAATGAGCCCTACCAGCTTCTGTTTGTGTTCTGGCCGCACAGGGGCCCTTCCCCCAAGATTCACGACAAGAGGAAACAGGGCTTAGGCTTTCCTTCCCATTGTCACAGGAAAAGGCCTTCAAATGAGAATCCCACAAGgaggcctctccagcactgtccTCTGGGGGACCCCTGCAAGAATGATTCCATGACACAGACTGGAAGGGACCTAACAGTGTTTATTACCCGTCTGTGGGCAGAACAGTTATGTCATATTTTAATGCCTGTGGAGGTAGAGAGGAGCCTGACACCCTAGGACAAAGACCCACTTCCCTGCTCATCTGCTTCCCtgctgccatgggggtgctggccATGTCTAAGGTGGTCCAGGTTGGGACTGAGGGGCAGCATTGGCAGAATCCCTGATTGGTTCCACATGCCTCTTGGTGGAAACAATACCGCCCAAGCCACGTCTGCCTGGCCTGGGGGTGACAACCTTCACAGGGGAGCCTTTTGGAACAATGGCAGAGTTGATACCGAGTGAAGGGTTGACATCTCCGATTTGGGGGAGTGTGACTAAGGCCTGTTTCCTTCGCAGCTCTTCTCTGGACTTCTTCTCGCTCTTCAGCATCTCCACGAGGTCCTTGTCAGGGATGTGGGGAATTTCGTGTCGCAGGTAGCTTTTAATCAATTTAGTCACTTTGGACCCAATGCAGCATTTCTTGGATTTGCAGGTCTGAATCTCGATCTCCTCGGCGAGGCAGCTGTCTTTGCATTTCCCAAAGCCCATTATACATTTTTTCACGACCAAAAACTCTGcgtggtggagagagagaaaccacTGGGTCAAGGCTAATCATTGGAGACGATGTTCAGACTGCTGGCGAGAGAGTCTAGATCCAAAAGGCAGGAGTGGTTTCATGtgtgggaaggcagagccagacaAGACGAGGGGTTCACTGGCTAGTCAGCCTAACCTGATTGGTGAGCCTATCTTAACAATCAGGttgtagtggcgcacgcctttaattccagcactagggaagtaggggcaggtggaactctgtgagcttgaggccagcctggtctgtatagagagttgcaggccagccagggctacacagaaaaaccctgtctcaaaacaacaaaaacaaggtgAATGGTACCTGAAGAAAAACACCCGAGGTTGTCTCagggcctacacacacacacacacacacacacacaccaaggctgtaataaggaaggaaagatatGAAGTCCAAGTACTTGATTTCAGAatattcctccttctctcctcttctccctcttccttccttctttcctttctgtttggtGATGCTGGGCTTTGAACTCAGGGTTTTGGGGTCAGTCACTTTTcccctgagctacatctccagccacAAGAGAGCATTTTTGATTTCCAATCCTGCATCATCCATAACAGCagagcccccccaccccctctaTAATCCTATAAAACACCAATGTCAGTAAAACCTGCCATGCAGCTGATCCAAGAAAGACTCATGATTATTATCCTAACATTCGCTAGCGGTGTACACTAGTGAATTCAGTGTGCGATTTCAGCACATGCATTCCAAGTGTGCTGATCAAAGCAAGCCTGTCTTTGTCCACGCTCGGGTAGTCAATAGTGCATTCAGgttaactatttcttttttttttttcctttttccttgagacagggtttctctgtgtagctttggtgcctgacctggaactagctattgtagaccaggctggcctcgaactcccagagatctgcctgcctctgcctcccgagtgctgggattaaaggcgtgcgccaccaccgcctggcagactATTTCTTTTAACTTCACATGAGACGGCATGTAGtactcttctctctgtgtgataATTTGCAAGATAATAAGTGGAATGGGGGACTTGCATTAATTGAGATAAACCAAGAAAGAATTTTGAAACAGGATTAACAGGATTTTCAGAAGTGTTGTCTTCTTCGAGGTCCATGGCCTTTTACCTCCCTGTCAGTCACTGGACCTACGGCTTCTGGGACATGGCACTTTGTCACTTCCAATACCTGGATACTTTGTCCTTCAGAGATCTTATTTGTTACTGTGGCCTCCACTTGTCTCTATCAAGGTCACTCACATATTATTTCTAGCTTAGTTCCCCCCTGAGTTTAGTAATTTACCTTCATCTGTTGAATGTCCCATCCCAGTGTCTGAATGTTTTCCTTCAATTAAGAAAtcttttctgggctggagagatggcacagaggttaagagcacagactgctcttcctgaggtcctgagttcaattcccagcaatcacatggtgactcacaaccatctgtactgagatctggtgccctcttttggcttgcaggcata
The Microtus pennsylvanicus isolate mMicPen1 chromosome 2, mMicPen1.hap1, whole genome shotgun sequence DNA segment above includes these coding regions:
- the Defb129 gene encoding beta-defensin 129; this translates as MKFLFPLVASLMLQYRVKSEFLVVKKCIMGFGKCKDSCLAEEIEIQTCKSKKCCIGSKVTKLIKSYLRHEIPHIPDKDLVEMLKSEKKSREELRRKQALVTLPQIGDVNPSLGINSAIVPKGSPVKVVTPRPGRRGLGGIVSTKRHVEPIRDSANAAPQSQPGPP